One Deltaproteobacteria bacterium DNA window includes the following coding sequences:
- a CDS encoding ABC transporter permease subunit (The N-terminal region of this protein, as described by TIGR01726, is a three transmembrane segment that identifies a subfamily of ABC transporter permease subunits, which specificities that include histidine, arginine, glutamine, glutamate, L-cystine (sic), the opines (in Agrobacterium) octopine and nopaline, etc.), translating to MKKTLCLFVFIAVCLLTGCGKDETGITHLSMLEGGKTFAVPTGTVADQFVYRRFPDAKIEYYNSALDCALAVQREKADAAVYDKPILKNIAAKNEGIVVLPELLEVDNYGFAVQLDNIPLKTAIDETLAELKSNRGYDDMLKRWFPVKGAPAPMPAIDLSGSNGILRFGTAAVTEPMSFHDAHRNIVGFDVEFAIRVAFKLNKKIEITDMEFGALLPALISGKVDMIGAGLSITEERAKKVLFSESYYPSGIAALVRGDAPAPVSIAGRKMKTVDDIRDKTIGVMLGSVYDTYVMGTYPDARVLQYQSISDLLMALKSGKIDVTYFDQVSVPEMLKLNTDLDILAKDIFSIPIAAGFNRDNDALREQFNAFLREIRSNGVYQDMVARWMEEGNMDMPEIEGAKTEGVLRAGVVNDMGMPFGLVRDGRLIGFDIELSSRFAAYTGREYVPVPLQFGSLISSISTNKIDIITASMSITEERSRMIDFSDPYFESGVSLIARKDALDPSVAGAAEDRTSRTPFLERVSDSFYSNIILEKRYQLILDGLQVTIVISIFSALLGTLLGGLICFMRMSNLKILSMTAGLYISLLRGTPVLVLLMIIYYIVFSSIHINPVLVSIIAFALNFGAYVSEMFRTSIQSIDTGQKEAGIAGGFTNTQTFIHIIAPQALRHLLPVYKGEFISLVKMTSIVGYIAVQDLTKASDIIRSRTFDAFFPLIMAAVIYLVITWLLTKALGCIEISVAPKRKHMIKEVQAG from the coding sequence ATGAAAAAGACTCTCTGTTTGTTTGTCTTTATTGCCGTTTGCCTGCTGACCGGATGCGGCAAAGACGAAACCGGCATCACACATCTATCCATGTTAGAGGGAGGGAAGACGTTCGCCGTTCCCACCGGAACGGTTGCCGACCAATTTGTGTACCGCCGGTTTCCGGATGCCAAAATCGAGTATTATAACAGTGCCCTCGATTGTGCCCTGGCCGTTCAGAGAGAAAAGGCGGACGCGGCAGTTTACGATAAGCCGATCCTGAAAAACATAGCGGCCAAAAACGAGGGGATCGTCGTGTTGCCCGAGCTGCTTGAGGTCGACAATTACGGGTTTGCCGTGCAGCTCGACAATATTCCCCTCAAAACCGCCATCGATGAGACCCTTGCGGAGCTGAAATCCAACCGCGGCTATGACGATATGCTGAAGCGCTGGTTCCCTGTCAAAGGGGCGCCCGCACCCATGCCCGCCATCGACCTGTCGGGAAGTAACGGGATATTGAGATTCGGAACAGCGGCGGTCACCGAACCGATGTCGTTTCACGATGCCCACCGGAACATAGTGGGGTTCGACGTGGAATTTGCCATCCGGGTGGCCTTTAAGCTCAACAAAAAGATCGAGATCACGGATATGGAATTCGGGGCACTGCTCCCGGCACTCATCTCAGGCAAGGTCGACATGATCGGCGCCGGCCTGTCCATCACCGAGGAGAGGGCAAAGAAAGTCCTCTTCTCCGAAAGCTACTACCCCAGCGGCATCGCCGCCCTGGTCAGGGGGGATGCCCCGGCGCCCGTCAGTATAGCGGGCAGGAAAATGAAAACCGTTGACGACATCAGAGATAAGACCATCGGCGTGATGCTGGGCTCGGTGTACGACACCTATGTCATGGGCACCTACCCTGACGCGCGAGTCCTCCAGTACCAGAGTATTTCCGACCTGCTCATGGCCCTAAAATCGGGGAAGATCGATGTCACCTATTTCGACCAGGTGTCAGTGCCTGAAATGCTCAAGCTGAATACCGATCTCGACATACTGGCCAAGGATATCTTCAGCATCCCGATCGCCGCGGGGTTCAACCGCGACAACGACGCGCTCCGTGAGCAGTTCAACGCCTTTTTAAGGGAAATCCGATCGAACGGGGTATATCAGGATATGGTTGCCCGCTGGATGGAAGAGGGGAACATGGATATGCCTGAGATAGAAGGCGCCAAAACCGAGGGCGTCCTGCGAGCCGGGGTGGTAAACGACATGGGCATGCCCTTCGGATTGGTCCGTGACGGCCGGCTCATCGGGTTCGACATCGAGCTCTCGTCACGCTTCGCCGCCTATACGGGCCGCGAATATGTCCCGGTGCCCCTCCAGTTCGGCAGCCTCATCTCCTCCATCTCCACCAATAAAATCGACATCATCACGGCCTCCATGTCCATCACCGAGGAGCGGAGCCGGATGATCGATTTCAGCGATCCGTATTTCGAATCCGGCGTGAGCCTCATCGCCCGAAAGGATGCCCTGGATCCCTCGGTCGCCGGTGCGGCTGAAGACCGGACCTCCCGGACACCCTTTCTGGAAAGGGTGTCAGACAGCTTTTACAGCAATATTATTTTGGAAAAGAGATACCAGTTGATCCTTGACGGATTGCAGGTCACCATTGTCATCTCCATCTTTTCAGCCCTCCTGGGCACCCTGCTGGGCGGGCTCATCTGCTTTATGAGGATGTCCAACCTGAAAATCCTTTCCATGACCGCCGGCCTGTACATCTCCCTTCTCCGGGGGACCCCCGTACTGGTGTTGCTGATGATCATCTACTATATCGTCTTCTCCTCAATACACATCAATCCGGTATTGGTATCCATCATTGCGTTCGCTCTGAATTTCGGCGCATATGTATCCGAGATGTTCCGGACCTCCATCCAGAGCATCGACACCGGGCAGAAGGAGGCAGGCATCGCGGGCGGCTTTACCAACACTCAGACATTTATCCATATTATTGCCCCCCAGGCCTTGCGCCACCTCCTTCCTGTGTATAAAGGGGAATTTATTTCCCTGGTCAAGATGACCTCCATCGTCGGGTATATCGCCGTGCAGGATCTGACCAAGGCCAGTGATATCATCCGCAGCCGTACGTTCGACGCCTTTTTCCCGCTGATCATGGCGGCCGTCATCTACTTGGTAATCACCTGGCTGTTGACAAAGGCCCTCGGCTGTATTGAGATTTCGGTGGCTCCAAAGAGAAAACACATGATCAAAGAGGTGCAGGCAGGCTGA
- a CDS encoding amino acid ABC transporter ATP-binding protein — MIQVRHLSKYFGDLAVLKDISVNIKKGEIISIIGPSGTGKSTFLRCLNLLDSPTRGTIHIDGIPLLDKGTNVPKVRQKMGMVFQSFNLYAHLSVMENLTLGPVKLLGKKRAEADQKAIQLLKLVGLAEKAHAYPDELSGGQKQRVAIARCMAMEPEILLFDEPTSALDPTMVSEVLAVIRRLAREGMTMLIVTHEMEFARNLSSRVLYMDEGVICEEGTPEEIFDRPQKEKTKAFINRIRSFHYRITSRDYDLYAMQAEMEAFCDKHMLSRKVTGHVLHMAEEVLCLQQDFSDIQISLSYSEKDGSVELVCVSGGAPVNPLLEGVAEDDIGIRLINARCRSVEYRYENGKNILVLKIKKEME; from the coding sequence ATGATACAGGTAAGACATCTTTCGAAATATTTCGGGGATCTCGCGGTCCTTAAGGATATCAGCGTGAATATCAAAAAGGGAGAGATCATTTCCATCATCGGTCCTTCGGGGACCGGGAAAAGCACCTTTCTCCGCTGCCTCAACCTCCTGGACAGCCCCACCCGCGGCACCATTCATATCGACGGCATCCCCCTGCTGGATAAAGGCACGAATGTCCCGAAAGTCCGCCAGAAAATGGGGATGGTCTTTCAGTCGTTTAATCTTTACGCTCACCTTTCCGTAATGGAGAACCTCACGCTGGGGCCGGTCAAACTCCTTGGGAAGAAAAGGGCGGAAGCCGACCAGAAGGCCATCCAACTCCTTAAACTGGTGGGCCTTGCTGAAAAGGCGCACGCCTATCCGGATGAGCTTTCCGGCGGGCAGAAGCAGCGGGTGGCCATTGCCCGCTGTATGGCCATGGAGCCTGAGATCCTTCTCTTTGATGAACCCACTTCAGCGCTCGACCCGACCATGGTCAGCGAAGTGCTTGCCGTGATCCGCCGTCTGGCAAGAGAAGGCATGACCATGCTGATCGTCACTCACGAGATGGAGTTTGCCCGCAACCTGTCGAGCCGCGTCTTGTATATGGATGAAGGGGTGATCTGTGAGGAGGGAACCCCTGAGGAGATATTTGACCGTCCGCAAAAGGAAAAGACAAAGGCATTCATTAACCGGATACGCAGTTTTCATTACCGGATCACCAGCAGGGATTATGACCTGTACGCGATGCAGGCGGAAATGGAGGCATTCTGCGACAAACATATGCTGTCAAGGAAGGTGACCGGGCATGTGCTGCACATGGCGGAAGAGGTTTTATGCCTGCAGCAGGATTTTTCCGATATCCAGATCAGCCTTTCCTATTCTGAAAAAGATGGGAGTGTGGAGCTGGTCTGCGTGAGCGGCGGAGCACCGGTGAATCCACTTCTGGAGGGTGTTGCAGAGGATGATATCGGGATCAGACTGATCAATGCCAGGTGCAGGAGCGTGGAGTACCGGTATGAGAACGGAAAGAACATCCTGGTATTGAAAATCAAAAAGGAAATGGAGTGA